A genomic region of Raphanus sativus cultivar WK10039 chromosome 6, ASM80110v3, whole genome shotgun sequence contains the following coding sequences:
- the LOC108809361 gene encoding transcription factor MYB88: MEETRKKKKNKILVNNEVDDSKKKERHFVTWSQQEDDILRQQISLNGTQNWAIIASKFTDKSTRQCRRRWYTYLNSDFKRGGWTPEEDTLLCEAQRLFGNRWTEIAKVVSGRTDNAVKNRFTTLCKKRAKYEAMAKGNNIASSVNSNNKRILLPDGITTPLKVETESPLAKKTRRSQHIPNLKEITSYGDRSHIKVHSGVNQQAKPVLLPHNATIEEHQTGERKGNQQVFLNKDNPKVTNLMQQAELLSSLAQKVNSDNTEQSMENAWKVLQDFLNKSKENDIFRCGLPEMDYQLEEFKDLVEDLRSSNEDIQASYRQPDLHDSPASSENSSGGSTVMPFPSGDETQQQPMHDSQTISQNGVELVQDKGIVSDDAIVEEQVDLLSTCHDVLKNSNEIVPMSGDEEFNSPVQVTPLFRSLAAGIPSPQFSESERSFLLKTLGVESPYPCPSANPSQPPPCKRVLLDSL; encoded by the exons atggaagagacaaggaagaagaagaagaataagatcCTTGTTAATAACGAAGTAGATGATTCCAAAAAGAAGGAGCGTCATTTTGTTACCTGGTCACAGCAg GAGGATGATATACTCAGACAGCAAATCAGTTTAAATGGAACTCAAAA TTGGGCGATCATTGCATCCAAGTTCACTGATAAGAGCACAAGGCAGTGTAGAAGGAG ATGGTATACATACTTGAACTCTGATTTCAAGAGAGGAGGTTGGACCCCTGAAGAAGATACACTCTTGTGTGAG GCGCAGAGATTGTTTGGGAACAGATGGACTGAGATTGCAAAAGTGGTCTCAGGCAG AACTGATAATGCAGTGAAGAACAGGTTCACAACACTGTGCAAGAAGAGAGCTAAGTATGAAGCCATGGCTAAAGGGAACAACATTGCTTCTTCTGTAAACTCAAACAACAAGAGAATCTTGCTCCCAGATGGTATTACTACACCACTCAAAGTAGAAACTGAATCTCCTCTTGCTAAGAAAACGAG GAGAAGTCAACACATTCCAAACCTTAAAGAGATCACTAGCTATGGGGATAGATCACATATAAAGGTTCATTCAGGTGTGAATCAGCAGGCAAAACCTGTTCTACTACCCCACAATGCCACAATTGAGGAGCATCAAACAGGTGAGCGTAAAGGCAATCAACAAGTGTTTCTCAACAAGGACAATCCAAAGGTAACAAACTTGATGCAACAAGCCGAGCTTCTCAGTTCATTGGCCCAGAAAGTTAACTCAGACAACACTGAACAAAGCATGGAGAATGCATGGAAG GTCCTGCAAGATTTCTTGAATAAAAGCAAAGAGAATGATATATTCCGCTGTGGACTTCCGGAGATGGATTACCAGCTTGAGGAGTTCAAGGATCTTGTTGAAGACTTGAGGAGTAGTAATGAAGATATTCAAGCATCTTATAGGCAACCTGATCTCCATGATTCACCAGCAAGCTCTGAGAATAGCTCAGGAGGATCAACTGTAATGCCGTTCCCTTCTGGTGATGAGACCCAACAACAACCAATGCATGATAGTCAGACAATATCTCAAAATGGTGTGGAGTTAGTACAAGATAAAGGGATTGTCTCTGATGATGCAATTGTGGAGGAACAAGTGGATTTACTCTCAACTTGTCATGATGTCCTAAAGAATTCTAATGAGATTGTGCCTATGTCTGGTGATGAAGAGTTTAACTCGCCTGTTCAAGTCACTCCGTTGTTCAGATCTCTAGCTGCAGGCATCCCTAGCCCTCAGTTCTCTGAAAGT GAGAGGAGCTTTCTGCTAAAGACACTGGGTGTGGAGTCCCCATATCCATGTCCGAGTGCTAATCCTTCACAACCACCTCCTTGCAAAAGAGTCCTTCTTGATAGTTtgtaa